The Megachile rotundata isolate GNS110a chromosome 4, iyMegRotu1, whole genome shotgun sequence region CTCACAGATACCTCCAAAAAAACAAGACAGTGAATTTGAGTCAAAATTACAAGAAATCATGAAGATGAAcggtattttaaatattaatggaCAGAGGTATCAAACTGAAATGAAAGATTTAGAACATCTTGGTGAATTGGGAAATGGAACATGTGGGCATGTAGTTAAAATGAGGCATAAACCTAGCGGTGTACTCATTGCTGTAAAGCAAATGAGACGTTCAGGCAATGCAGAAGAAAATAAAAGGATAATTATGGATCTTGATGTTGTGTTAAAATCGCATGATTGTCCATATATCGTACAGTGTTTAGGATGTTTCATCACAGAATCGGATGTGTGGATTTGTATGGAATTAATGGCAACTTGTTTAGACAAATTGTTAAAAAGAACCAGACAAGCAATGCCAGAAGAATTTTTAGGAAAAGTTACAGTAGCAGTAAGtatcaaaaaattttgaatttatttgaattgtatcgaaaatattaattaaaaaaataattatctacTTCCATAGACGGTAAAAGCATTGTCatatttgaaagaaaaacaTGGTGTCATTCATAGAGATGTAAAACCTAGTAATATTCTTCTTGATGAAAGGGGAGGAGTTAAATTATGTGATTTTGGTATATCTGGCAGATTAGTTGATAGTAAAGCAAAAACTAGAAGTGCAGGATGTGCTGCTTACATGGCTGtaagtacagaaatttgaatCCTTTGTTATAGAAAATGCTGAAAGTGTCTAATAAAGtactgttattatattttttagccTGAAAGAATTGATCCTCCAGATCCAACAAAACCAGACTACGATATAAGAGCAGATGTATGGAGCTTGGGTATCACTTTAGTAGAATTAGCTACAGGAGTATTCCCTTATCGAGATTGCAAGACTGATTTTGAGGTAAATTATATGAGTTAACATTGTATAAATAACATTTCGTAATATATTTAAGATAGTCACTGTATCTACTTAAATTTATAGGTATTGAGCAGAGTAGTACAAGATGATCCTCCTTCCCTTCCACCAGATGCACCTTTCTCAAAGGAATTCAGAAGTTTTGTGAGTTGCTGCCTtacaaaaaattacaaacaacGTCCGAAATATCACAAACTCATGGAACATTCTTTTATTCGAAAATATGATGTACCTCAAGATGAAGAAACAAATTCTTCGGTTCTAAATTCTGGCTGCCAATGGTTTGGCAGAGTAATGCGGCAATTAGAACCAAGGTAAActgttaaaaaatatacttgCTGTAAGCACTAAAACGTAGTTTTCAGGCATTACATAAGGATATTTTTGAATAAAGAGATCTACATGTGACATCACAAAATATAGTAGACACGTGTTATTAGAAAAAAATCATAGAAAATGAATAGAGTTCTAAATATGGCATGAAATTCCCAACTAATATCATAATGATGTGGTTTGGTTTGAAAATAACCgggtattattttttttttttctttttttccataagtattagttttttaaaatgttaacaCATTTCAACATTTATGGCTAACGGGTAGGTATTAAAACAGCTCGAAAAATGATGTCAAGTTTGaacactttttttttttttacatatttatgtttttacataaattttattcattaccAAATGACATTTACAAACCTGTCGATAAATTTCGATTAAAAGTTTGCGTGCGTGTTAAATTGTGTTGCAGCGTTGAGCTTGAGGGAGGCAGCGCAGCATAGCATCCCCTCTCCCTCGCCCCTGCCCCCTTCTCCATTTTCCCCAAAAATTTACCTATAAATTccaaaaaacttaaaaaaaatacacctCACAAATATCCAAAAACTGCCCGATTTTCATTTCGAGTTGTTTGGTTTGTGCACGCGCCTGTTACACACCCCACCCTTCAACCCCCACTCATGGTAAgcattgtttttatttatttgaatattcatttatttgttttttattattatatagcgATTTATCGGTGGCACAAATAATTTTCCCTGTGCACACTCCATTCATCAGACAAATAatttagttacatttataattttatatattttttcattaaatattagaTAATGCCATTTGTATATTCTAGTTGTGTTCTATAGCATGCGATATTTTAATCTGTCTAGTTTTGAACACGAACATTCTTTGTCACCTTGAGAATATTCCTCTATCCTCGTCTGTGTTGCATGAGACTATAATTAACGCTCTAACTTCTATTAACGTTCTAGAAACCGAGATTTCTTACAGAAACATCGCTCTACAGTTGTTTCGGGTGACAGTGGCAATCAGAAACGAATCAAGTCATTTTTTGGAAACGAATATTTTACTCGTGAAATTTGAAACATGCAAAATTATAGTTTAATCTTACGGTAATTTAGTTTCAGATTGCCAGGGTGGCAGCAGAGAGTCACGGGTCATGTGTCTTTAAAACAAACAGCTCATCTCAGGGCTCAATCTGAAGTACCAGCTTTCCTACGAAGCAATGTCACCAAAGACTCGCAGAACTCCAGTTTTTTGCCATTTCATCAACGATCAAATAGTGAGAATGGTGCGAACTACGTATCTTATAGTCCGTACGCGCTTAGACGAAAGGAAATTTCCAGGCCGTTTTCTCCTCCTTCGTCGAACGACGTGGACACATCGGAAACGAATTTTCAACGATCATATTCACCGTATAGACAACACGTCGATCAAAATAGGGATTATTCTTCGAATCATTGTTCTACTAATGGACAAGGTAGACCAGAAGGAAGACCGTTCTCTCCTTATCGACAAGATACTAATGCGATAGACACTGGGAATAGGCTGTATTCACCTTATCATGGACGATTTACCGAAGATCGCGACACCAGTAAAGAAAGATGGCAAGGTGTCTCCAGATCGTTAAGTCCGTTTGCTCGTGATTATTCTCCTTGGAGGAGAGAAAACGTCGATCCTCCAAACGTAATACAACCAACTGAAAGTGGTCGTTATTCGCCGTTTCTTCAACAACGATTAGGACAGACTCCACCCGTGCCTCAAACTCATCCGCAATCACAAGATATTTATGGTAGTCCTATGATTAGTCGTAAAAGgtaaattttgattaaaagaTTTATACGTCATGTACATTATATCATATATATGTATCAGCTACGTTTTTAATATCTATCGTCCATTCATATAGATTTCCTTCAGAACCTCCTCCACAAGGATCTCATGGTTCCACTAGCCCCGAATTATTAATTTCTCGTTTCGCTCATCAATTGAAGCAAGATCCTCCGTCTGTTGCACCGCCAGTTCAGGGTGGATCGAAAGAATCTGCTAAGAAACGTTTCGCTTCTTACGTTCGTCTCAGGCTCGGAAGTGAACGCGCTCCTTCGCCGGAGCCACCGCCGAGATTGAGCCGCGGTGAATCCCCTCTTGCCCTCAGAAGGAATTTAATGGATCCAGCGTCTCCTTCTTTTGCACGAAGGTActgaaacttttcaattttttttcaatatGCATGAGATTAATGTTTAACCTCGGTGTCTATTTAATTCTCAAGGTACGTTTCATCTTCTCCGCCTCAACCTCCTCCCAGGAGATTGTCAGAAAGCAATTCCGTGCCTGGTAGTCCTCAACATGTACGAGCTCGTCTGCGTTACACCCCTGAACCTCAGAGGAGACCTCCGCCGCCATAACCCACCGTTACGATTAAACCTTATTCCTTGTTGGTGCCATACGCGATAAAAGTAACTGAATTAATCACATGTACCATGTAGAAATGGTGTTATAATCAACGATGGTTGTGCACGCAAGTGACCGGTGCACCAGTGTACTTGAGAAACAGTttgaaaccaaaaaaaaaataattgtaatactCTGTGACATCGTGAGTTCTCTTGAAGTGTACGTATTTTTAAAGACTCGGATATATACGTACAATGTACAACACGATTACCAAACATTGAACATTGTTTTTGCAAGCACGGAAAGATAAAAGAGATAGATATTCTAGATTTGAGAGGACGGTCTTTGGGATTGATGATCGCACGATTTTCGTGGCTGTAATGGCGTATCGCGCTAAACTACTTTGTCAATAAACTCTCTTATCGACGTGTATTTATATAGGATGCAATCACCGGATGCAATACGATGCTCAACTTTTTATATTGCTTGtaaagatataaataaatgtagtaTGTTCGAcgtttttttctaaaaaaaagtaagacaaaaaaaaagaagagtaaaaaagggaaaaaatcaaaaaagaaaacaaaatcgTTATTAGGAGACGCGGCATCGTACTGAACGCGTAAACCGTTCCTATCATTCTTCGTTTACGCTTCTTTTTTTATCGAGGGACAATTAGCGAGAATTATAAACGAAAACTCGCGTAGAAGTTTTCTCTTCTTCGGGCGACCTTGCAGCGTATCTCTGCAACACGACTTAGTAAAGGCGAACATTTTTcacatttcattattatttgtaatataataataccaaACGCGTTACGGCGATCACGACGAAGATCGATCGAGTGGAAAACCAAATCATAAGAACTATTAACGACGTTTCCGTAAGAAAAGCACAATATTCACGTCTCGTAGATTTTACGAGTTTCAacaaaatgtatattatttaaaataagaggCGTGTTTGGGCTAGAacgttgtaattattatttttaattaacatttattcATTAACTTTGTTCAATCTACACTCGTAATCACCTTTGTCACTTATTTGACAAAAGGATCTGTTGCAatgtaaataaacttatatttatACGATTTTGCTCCCttactctttttatttattcatcttGCACCATCTTTTATCTTTTGTCAAGATCATTACTTATTacctacaatttatttttatcatatgCTGCTGCTGCCACGTAATGCCGAGCAATTTCTTTTTGTCGAGTAGTCATGCGCGTGACTATTGTTGTATCGTAATGGTTTCGTTTTCGTAggacaaattttaattcttttccATGCATCAATAAAGATACACGAACCGATCGCATTATCGATTCACTGtagcaaattaattatttatatatacgaAGTATTTCTGCATAATTCGATATAAACGTGGTTTAATTCATATTCAATAACAAAGTAACGTCATTTGTACCTTGGTCTTATTTTTTTTACCACGTGAATGGCGCATATAAAAATGAGAACatcgaatttttattcataataCATAAATTGATCATTTCAACGAAATatgaatagaaaatttattactcatttttgtaaatatttaattgtacgaaaaataaattttttaattagtaaaattactatacagcTAGCTTACGATTTAACCGAGAGCAATGAATTACAGAAGAATTCATTATCTTTTTTGCTTTCAATGTATAGGTTGTATAGACGATCGCGCATTACATAGATATTCATAGTGTTTGTTCCTTGTTGTAATTTATATGGTTGAAAGTTTCTATTAACAAATACAATATACTAAAGATATTGTATAGCTTTCCAAAATTGGGAGGGAGTAGATAATTCGACGCGAAAAGGGTTTGGGTGAGgatcattttaaaaataaattcatcgcTCGAATCGGCCCGTCCCTGAGCAATCAATATGGCCTCCAGGTCTACGCGGGGCACGCCAGTGTAGCGTAGATATTTCTCTGAAAATCTTCGGAACAAATGGTTTCTGTGATAATAGAATTAGTCAAGCTATTGAAAAGTGTATAAAACGATATTTTCACGGTGTTTGTTTGAATACTAGTGATAGCATTCAGTCAGAACGAAAATTAGAAGGCGT contains the following coding sequences:
- the LOC100876787 gene encoding uncharacterized protein LOC100876787 isoform X3, with the protein product MMLDFLNTAPIPTLKVSQIPPKKQDSEFESKLQEIMKMNGILNINGQRYQTEMKDLEHLGELGNGTCGHVVKMRHKPSGVLIAVKQMRRSGNAEENKRIIMDLDVVLKSHDCPYIVQCLGCFITESDVWICMELMATCLDKLLKRTRQAMPEEFLGKVTVATVKALSYLKEKHGVIHRDVKPSNILLDERGGVKLCDFGISGRLVDSKAKTRSAGCAAYMAPERIDPPDPTKPDYDIRADVWSLGITLVELATGVFPYRDCKTDFEVLSRVVQDDPPSLPPDAPFSKEFRSFVSCCLTKNYKQRPKYHKLMEHSFIRKYDVPQDEETNSSVLNSGCQWFGRVMRQLEPSFRLPGWQQRVTGHVSLKQTAHLRAQSEVPAFLRSNVTKDSQNSSFLPFHQRSNSENGANYVSYSPYALRRKEISRPFSPPSSNDVDTSETNFQRSYSPYRQHVDQNRDYSSNHCSTNGQGRPEGRPFSPYRQDTNAIDTGNRLYSPYHGRFTEDRDTSKERWQGVSRSLSPFARDYSPWRRENVDPPNVIQPTESGRYSPFLQQRLGQTPPVPQTHPQSQDIYGSPMISRKRFPSEPPPQGSHGSTSPELLISRFAHQLKQDPPSVAPPVQGGSKESAKKRFASYVRLRLGSERAPSPEPPPRLSRGESPLALRRNLMDPASPSFARRYVSSSPPQPPPRRLSESNSVPGSPQHVRARLRYTPEPQRRPPPP
- the LOC100876787 gene encoding uncharacterized protein LOC100876787 isoform X2; this encodes MSSTLENKILNLQERLRAENESRDRDRHNSEVGSGTGLQSSSSVSVSSPASRPPIPTLKVSQIPPKKQDSEFESKLQEIMKMNGILNINGQRYQTEMKDLEHLGELGNGTCGHVVKMRHKPSGVLIAVKQMRRSGNAEENKRIIMDLDVVLKSHDCPYIVQCLGCFITESDVWICMELMATCLDKLLKRTRQAMPEEFLGKVTVATVKALSYLKEKHGVIHRDVKPSNILLDERGGVKLCDFGISGRLVDSKAKTRSAGCAAYMAPERIDPPDPTKPDYDIRADVWSLGITLVELATGVFPYRDCKTDFEVLSRVVQDDPPSLPPDAPFSKEFRSFVSCCLTKNYKQRPKYHKLMEHSFIRKYDVPQDEETNSSVLNSGCQWFGRVMRQLEPRLPGWQQRVTGHVSLKQTAHLRAQSEVPAFLRSNVTKDSQNSSFLPFHQRSNSENGANYVSYSPYALRRKEISRPFSPPSSNDVDTSETNFQRSYSPYRQHVDQNRDYSSNHCSTNGQGRPEGRPFSPYRQDTNAIDTGNRLYSPYHGRFTEDRDTSKERWQGVSRSLSPFARDYSPWRRENVDPPNVIQPTESGRYSPFLQQRLGQTPPVPQTHPQSQDIYGSPMISRKRFPSEPPPQGSHGSTSPELLISRFAHQLKQDPPSVAPPVQGGSKESAKKRFASYVRLRLGSERAPSPEPPPRLSRGESPLALRRNLMDPASPSFARRYVSSSPPQPPPRRLSESNSVPGSPQHVRARLRYTPEPQRRPPPP
- the LOC100876787 gene encoding uncharacterized protein LOC100876787 isoform X1, giving the protein MSSTLENKILNLQERLRAENESRDRDRHNSEVGSGTGLQSSSSVSVSSPASRPPIPTLKVSQIPPKKQDSEFESKLQEIMKMNGILNINGQRYQTEMKDLEHLGELGNGTCGHVVKMRHKPSGVLIAVKQMRRSGNAEENKRIIMDLDVVLKSHDCPYIVQCLGCFITESDVWICMELMATCLDKLLKRTRQAMPEEFLGKVTVATVKALSYLKEKHGVIHRDVKPSNILLDERGGVKLCDFGISGRLVDSKAKTRSAGCAAYMAPERIDPPDPTKPDYDIRADVWSLGITLVELATGVFPYRDCKTDFEVLSRVVQDDPPSLPPDAPFSKEFRSFVSCCLTKNYKQRPKYHKLMEHSFIRKYDVPQDEETNSSVLNSGCQWFGRVMRQLEPSFRLPGWQQRVTGHVSLKQTAHLRAQSEVPAFLRSNVTKDSQNSSFLPFHQRSNSENGANYVSYSPYALRRKEISRPFSPPSSNDVDTSETNFQRSYSPYRQHVDQNRDYSSNHCSTNGQGRPEGRPFSPYRQDTNAIDTGNRLYSPYHGRFTEDRDTSKERWQGVSRSLSPFARDYSPWRRENVDPPNVIQPTESGRYSPFLQQRLGQTPPVPQTHPQSQDIYGSPMISRKRFPSEPPPQGSHGSTSPELLISRFAHQLKQDPPSVAPPVQGGSKESAKKRFASYVRLRLGSERAPSPEPPPRLSRGESPLALRRNLMDPASPSFARRYVSSSPPQPPPRRLSESNSVPGSPQHVRARLRYTPEPQRRPPPP